The genomic segment ACCTTGCTGCCTGGAGAGTGATGGAGCAAGCGAAGTATCGGCTGTTCTATACCCTGCTCCAGCTTCGATTGCCGCTGAAAACGCGGGCGGAGGATCCGGAGCACGGTCTCGTCTTCGAATTCCTGGCCGAACCGCGAACGATGGCCCCAAGATGATGACCGGGCATGACGAGAGCCTGATCATCATCGCGCTCAGCGAGGCCAACGATCTCGAGCGCGAGAGGCGTCGCGGGATGAGCATCGCCACATTCCTGCAATCAACGGAGGTCATTGAGCGTGCCTTCCGTAGGCTCGAGAGATAGGTGGCTCCACCCATCGACCAACGGGATGACGGCGTTGATGGTCGTTCCGGCTGGTCCGCCCACAATCTCCAGGGCACCGTCGAACTGCCGGATCCGGGCCTCCATGCCCGGAATCCCGACGCCCAGACGCGGCGCGTCGCCGCTTCCGTCCGGCATCGCTGGGTTAAAGCCCCTGCCGTCATCGATCACCGACAGGCGCAGCGCGCCTTCCGCGATCTCGAGATTGACAGCGACCCGGCTCGCCTCGGCATGGCGGTGCACGTTGATCAGCGCCTCCTGTGTGACCCGGAGGATCGACCGCTTTACCTCGAAGGGAACCTCGTCGACCTCATCGCTGACAGCGACCTCCCCCGCGATCCCGGTCCGGTCCGCGAAACCGCCGACGAGCTGGCGCAGCGAGGCCGCAAGGCCATGCGTGCGAAGACCGGGCGGATAGAGCAGGAAGGACAGGGTGCGGATTTCCCGCTGCGCCTCGTCCAGGGAGGTCCAGACCGGATCCAGGGCCTTTGCCACGGCGCCGGGATCCCCCGCGACCGCGCTGACCTGCATCAGGGCGAGCCCGGCCGCGGCCAGGTGCTGGGCGGTGGTGTCGTGCAGGTCGGCCGCGATGCGCTGGCGTTCCTCCTCCTGGAGCGACAGCAGGCGGCGGGCGGTGTCCCGTGCATCCTGGCGCGCCGCCATGAGTTCGGTGACATCCTCGTGCGCAACGACGACGTAGGTTCCGCCGTCGTGCGTGAACCGGGCGGCCGTCATCTGGAAGAAGCGGTCGCCGCCGCGATAGCTCGACCGAAACTCGTGACGATCGCCGTCGAGCAGGGACGTAAGGCCCCTGGCCACGGCCGCAGCCCGCGCCCCACCCAAGGCGGCGAAACGGCTGGACTCACGGTAGTCGATCCCGATCCCGTGGTCCGCATCGGCGTAGCCATTGGCCTGGCCGAACAATCGCCAGGCCCGGTTGACCGCGATGATGACCCCAGTCCCGTCGAGGATGGCGACATGAGCGGCGAGCGCGTCCACGGTGGCCTGGAGCAGTCTCTGGCTGCGCTCGACCTGTTCGCGGGCCTCCCTGTCGGCGGTCACGTCGCGCGCCGTCCCGACCAGGGTAACGATCCGTCCGGTCTCCGGATCGCGGACGGGAGCCAGGCTCGTCTGCCAGTACCGACGGCCGCTGGGAAGGTCGAGGACCTCGTCGTAGATCCATGGCTGTCCGGTCTCGAGGCATGTCCGGTAACGGGCCGTCACGGCCGCGGCGGTTTCGGGCGGCAGGCACTCCCATGGCTCCTTGCCGGCGATGGCCACGAGGGAGAGCCCTGTGGCCTGTTCGTGCGCCGGGTTCAGCCCCTCGAACACGAAGCGCCCGTCGGGAGCGACCGTTACGATAAAAAGGCTTTCGGACGTATCGTGCCACAGGCTGGCGTAGCGGGCTTCCGCCAAACGCAGCTTGCGTGCGGACTCTGTTGCAGAGGTCTCGATGGGTCCGACCTGGCGAGCGACCGCCAGACCGACAGCGCCTCCAGCGAGCAGCAGGGCGAGGCCGGCCCAGGCGATCCGCGAGCGCGCCTCCGTGACGGGAGCCTCGATCAGGGCGGCGGGGACGATCGTCGCGGTCACGAAGTCGGTGGTCCGGGAGGCGCGATAGGCGAAGAAGGTTCCCGAGGCGGGATCGTAAACTGTCCCGTCCGCTGGCGCTTCGGGGGAGCGCAGCCGCTCCTGGAGCGCCGTCGGCATGCCAACGGAGGATGGCCGGGCATCGCCACTGGAGGCCGCAGGCATCCGGTTGCGGTCGAACACCGTCGTCACCCAACCATCCGGAAGAGACTTGTCCCGGAGGGACGCGGCGATCCTGGCCTCGGGGAGGTTGACCGAAAGGACCCCCTTCATGCGCCCGTCGGAACCGTCGATCCGAGTGGCCACTGCAATGATGGGTGTGTTGGCCACCGGAGAGAAAGCACGGCTGGACACGCTGATGCCCCTGTCGCGGACCCTGGCCCAGGCATCATCGAACTGCCTGTAGTCCGTGCGCCTCGGGAGCGGACTTCCGAACGGCCGCAAGGTGTTGAGTATCTGGCCGTCGGGGTTCCACAGCGTGAACCATGTTCCCTCCGGTCTCGGCGTGGCGGCGAGCTGGTCGTAGAATGCCCGATACTCGCCGGACACGAGCGAAGGTGCCTTGGACAGCCCCATGAGGAGGAA from the Microvirga ossetica genome contains:
- a CDS encoding PAS domain-containing protein, with product MTVVALPISGPSRRWPMFGLRWRVALTSSVVGLAAFVASAAFLNEEALEDRDALRQRAQAAALASATSFEREVAAAGFLLMGLSKAPSLVSGEYRAFYDQLAATPRPEGTWFTLWNPDGQILNTLRPFGSPLPRRTDYRQFDDAWARVRDRGISVSSRAFSPVANTPIIAVATRIDGSDGRMKGVLSVNLPEARIAASLRDKSLPDGWVTTVFDRNRMPAASSGDARPSSVGMPTALQERLRSPEAPADGTVYDPASGTFFAYRASRTTDFVTATIVPAALIEAPVTEARSRIAWAGLALLLAGGAVGLAVARQVGPIETSATESARKLRLAEARYASLWHDTSESLFIVTVAPDGRFVFEGLNPAHEQATGLSLVAIAGKEPWECLPPETAAAVTARYRTCLETGQPWIYDEVLDLPSGRRYWQTSLAPVRDPETGRIVTLVGTARDVTADREAREQVERSQRLLQATVDALAAHVAILDGTGVIIAVNRAWRLFGQANGYADADHGIGIDYRESSRFAALGGARAAAVARGLTSLLDGDRHEFRSSYRGGDRFFQMTAARFTHDGGTYVVVAHEDVTELMAARQDARDTARRLLSLQEEERQRIAADLHDTTAQHLAAAGLALMQVSAVAGDPGAVAKALDPVWTSLDEAQREIRTLSFLLYPPGLRTHGLAASLRQLVGGFADRTGIAGEVAVSDEVDEVPFEVKRSILRVTQEALINVHRHAEASRVAVNLEIAEGALRLSVIDDGRGFNPAMPDGSGDAPRLGVGIPGMEARIRQFDGALEIVGGPAGTTINAVIPLVDGWSHLSLEPTEGTLNDLR